One Vespa crabro chromosome 1, iyVesCrab1.2, whole genome shotgun sequence genomic region harbors:
- the LOC124425713 gene encoding angiotensin-converting enzyme isoform X2 gives MELVRWSTSGIVMSSTALFLFLLSFVSAQLDLRESNGDGFGRQLPSNELDYRNILARLDFLGAERCSANVAAQWGYETDINEYTQLQALEAQQLYADFQNQAWQLISRIDTNNIRDPIIRRRLRYLSVVGPSALPLDQLDRYNRIINDMLAIYNGATICAYNDPFNCGLRLYPDIAGIMAKSRNWDELQYVWTEWRRRSGAPMRDLYQQLVTLNNEAAKLNNFSDAAQYWMFPYESLDFEQEIENVWEIIRPLYEELHAYVRKKLRDLYGPEKISGHAPLPSHVLGNVWAQSWMNIQDITIPYPGKNYLDVTPEMQAQGYTPIDMFRIGEEFYLSLNLSAMPPEFWAGSIIVDPGNHPLICQASAWDFCNRLDYRIKMCTKITMKDLITVHHEMAHIQYFLRYSGLPREFRDGANPGFHEAIGEAVALSVATPRHLQTLGLANKYIDEPAADINYLFSLAMEKLVLLPFSLAVDKWRWDIFRGYINREEYNCHWHRLKEQYSGVKPPVLRSEDDFDPGAKYHIPANIPYIRNFVAGILQFQIYRALCQAAGQRFPDDPRRPLHKCDFYRSPEVGRLLGSNEFTSNISVQ, from the exons ATGGAACTTGTACGATGGTCAACGTCCGGTATTGTT ATGTCGTCCACAGcgctatttctctttctcttatcgttTGTAAGCGCACAATTGGATCTGCGTGAGTCAAATGGCGACGGATTTGGACGTCAACTTCCTTCAAACGAATTGGATTACCGAAATATTTTAGCGAGATTAGATTTTCTCGGTGCTGAACGATGCAGTGCAAATGTAGCTGCTCAGTGGGGCTATGAAACCGACATCAACGAATATACACAATTGCAAGCA CTCGAAGCCCAGCAACTGTACGCTGATTTTCAAAATCAAGCTTGGCAGCTGATCTCTAGAATTGACACCAACAATATAAGGGATCCAATAATAAGACGTCGACTAAGATATCTCTCCGTAGTTGGTCCATCAGCTCTTCCTTTAGACCAATTAGACAGA tataatcgaataattaacgatatgcTCGCAATTTACAATGGAGCGACCATATGCGCGTACAACGATCCGTTTAATTGTGGACTTCGTTTGTACCCAG ATATCGCTGGAATCATGGCGAAAAGTCGAAATTGGGATGAACTGCAATACGTGTGGACGGAATGGAGAAGACGTAGCGGTGCTCCAATGAGAGATCTTTATCAGCAACTAGTAACATTAAACAACGAAGCAGCCAAATTAAACA ATTTTTCGGATGCTGCACAGTATTGGATGTTCCCTTATGAATCTCTGGACTTTGAAcaagaaattgaaaatgtaTGGGAAATTATTAGACCACTTTATGAAGAACTTCATGCTTACGTTAGGAAAAAGTTGAGAGATTTATATGGGCCTGAAAAAATCAGTGGACACGCGCCACTTCCCTCTCACGTATTAg GAAATGTATGGGCTCAATCATGGATGAACATCCAAGATATAACAATTCCTTACCCCGGTAAAAACTATTTAGATGTTACACCAGAAATGCAAGCTCag GGTTACACGCCGATAGATATGTTCCGAATCGGTGAAGAATTCTACTTATCCTTAAACCTGAGCGCTATGCCACCAGAATTCTGGGCAGGTAGCATTATCGTCGATCCCGGTAATCACCCCTTGATTTGTCAAGCCTCGGCATGGGATTTCTGCAATCGTCTAGATTACAGAATCAAGATGTGTACGAAGATTACCATGAAAGATCTCATCACCGTACATCACGAGATGGCTCATATTCAGTACTTTTTACGATACAGTGGACTTCCTCGTGAATTTCGAGATGGTGCTAATCCAG GCTTCCACGAAGCTATCGGTGAAGCTGTGGCACTGAGTGTAGCTACTCCGCGTCATCTTCAGACTTTGGGATTAGCAAACAAATACATCGACGAGCCTGCGGctgatattaattatctcttttccttGGCCATGGAAAAATTGGTCCTTCTTCCGTTCAGCCTCGCCGTGGACAAATGGCGATGGGACATTTTTCGTGGCTACATCAATCGAGAAGAATATAATTGTCACTGGCACAGATTGAAGGAACAATATAGCGGCGTGAAACCACCTGTCCTCAGATCCGAAGATGATTTCGACCCTGGTGCAAAGTATCACATTCCCGCTAATATTCCATATATTCG AAATTTCGTGGCTGGAATCCTTCAGTTCCAAATCTACCGTGCTCTATGTCAGGCTGCAGGCCAAAGATTTCCCGATGATCCACGAAGACCACTGCATAAATGTGACTTTTATAGAAGTCCCGAAGTTGGAAGACTTCTCGG ATCCAACGAATTTACATCGAATATTTCCGTACAATGA
- the LOC124425713 gene encoding angiotensin-converting enzyme isoform X1 — protein sequence MELVRWSTSGIVMSSTALFLFLLSFVSAQLDLRESNGDGFGRQLPSNELDYRNILARLDFLGAERCSANVAAQWGYETDINEYTQLQALEAQQLYADFQNQAWQLISRIDTNNIRDPIIRRRLRYLSVVGPSALPLDQLDRYNRIINDMLAIYNGATICAYNDPFNCGLRLYPDIAGIMAKSRNWDELQYVWTEWRRRSGAPMRDLYQQLVTLNNEAAKLNNFSDAAQYWMFPYESLDFEQEIENVWEIIRPLYEELHAYVRKKLRDLYGPEKISGHAPLPSHVLGNVWAQSWMNIQDITIPYPGKNYLDVTPEMQAQGYTPIDMFRIGEEFYLSLNLSAMPPEFWAGSIIVDPGNHPLICQASAWDFCNRLDYRIKMCTKITMKDLITVHHEMAHIQYFLRYSGLPREFRDGANPGFHEAIGEAVALSVATPRHLQTLGLANKYIDEPAADINYLFSLAMEKLVLLPFSLAVDKWRWDIFRGYINREEYNCHWHRLKEQYSGVKPPVLRSEDDFDPGAKYHIPANIPYIRNFVAGILQFQIYRALCQAAGQRFPDDPRRPLHKCDFYRSPEVGRLLGNLMEKGSSMPWQETLEQAIGENRLDGSALREYFRPLEDWLRTENLRTGEVVGWSYDGDYCKRSIETAGLQVYGSGYYNSAFSIFETSRVLKTTIILLIAVFLY from the exons ATGGAACTTGTACGATGGTCAACGTCCGGTATTGTT ATGTCGTCCACAGcgctatttctctttctcttatcgttTGTAAGCGCACAATTGGATCTGCGTGAGTCAAATGGCGACGGATTTGGACGTCAACTTCCTTCAAACGAATTGGATTACCGAAATATTTTAGCGAGATTAGATTTTCTCGGTGCTGAACGATGCAGTGCAAATGTAGCTGCTCAGTGGGGCTATGAAACCGACATCAACGAATATACACAATTGCAAGCA CTCGAAGCCCAGCAACTGTACGCTGATTTTCAAAATCAAGCTTGGCAGCTGATCTCTAGAATTGACACCAACAATATAAGGGATCCAATAATAAGACGTCGACTAAGATATCTCTCCGTAGTTGGTCCATCAGCTCTTCCTTTAGACCAATTAGACAGA tataatcgaataattaacgatatgcTCGCAATTTACAATGGAGCGACCATATGCGCGTACAACGATCCGTTTAATTGTGGACTTCGTTTGTACCCAG ATATCGCTGGAATCATGGCGAAAAGTCGAAATTGGGATGAACTGCAATACGTGTGGACGGAATGGAGAAGACGTAGCGGTGCTCCAATGAGAGATCTTTATCAGCAACTAGTAACATTAAACAACGAAGCAGCCAAATTAAACA ATTTTTCGGATGCTGCACAGTATTGGATGTTCCCTTATGAATCTCTGGACTTTGAAcaagaaattgaaaatgtaTGGGAAATTATTAGACCACTTTATGAAGAACTTCATGCTTACGTTAGGAAAAAGTTGAGAGATTTATATGGGCCTGAAAAAATCAGTGGACACGCGCCACTTCCCTCTCACGTATTAg GAAATGTATGGGCTCAATCATGGATGAACATCCAAGATATAACAATTCCTTACCCCGGTAAAAACTATTTAGATGTTACACCAGAAATGCAAGCTCag GGTTACACGCCGATAGATATGTTCCGAATCGGTGAAGAATTCTACTTATCCTTAAACCTGAGCGCTATGCCACCAGAATTCTGGGCAGGTAGCATTATCGTCGATCCCGGTAATCACCCCTTGATTTGTCAAGCCTCGGCATGGGATTTCTGCAATCGTCTAGATTACAGAATCAAGATGTGTACGAAGATTACCATGAAAGATCTCATCACCGTACATCACGAGATGGCTCATATTCAGTACTTTTTACGATACAGTGGACTTCCTCGTGAATTTCGAGATGGTGCTAATCCAG GCTTCCACGAAGCTATCGGTGAAGCTGTGGCACTGAGTGTAGCTACTCCGCGTCATCTTCAGACTTTGGGATTAGCAAACAAATACATCGACGAGCCTGCGGctgatattaattatctcttttccttGGCCATGGAAAAATTGGTCCTTCTTCCGTTCAGCCTCGCCGTGGACAAATGGCGATGGGACATTTTTCGTGGCTACATCAATCGAGAAGAATATAATTGTCACTGGCACAGATTGAAGGAACAATATAGCGGCGTGAAACCACCTGTCCTCAGATCCGAAGATGATTTCGACCCTGGTGCAAAGTATCACATTCCCGCTAATATTCCATATATTCG AAATTTCGTGGCTGGAATCCTTCAGTTCCAAATCTACCGTGCTCTATGTCAGGCTGCAGGCCAAAGATTTCCCGATGATCCACGAAGACCACTGCATAAATGTGACTTTTATAGAAGTCCCGAAGTTGGAAGACTTCTCGG AAACTTGATGGAAAAGGGCTCATCAATGCCATGGCAAGAAACACTCGAACAAGCAATCGGAGAGAACAGATTGGATGGATCCGCTTTAAGAGAATATTTCAGACCACTCGAGGACTGGTTGAGAACAGAGAATCTGAGAACCGGTGAGGTTGTTGGTTGGTCTTACg ATGGCGATTACTGTAAACGTAGTATAGAAACAGCCGGACTACAGGTATACGGAAGTGGTTATTACAATTCTGCATTTTCAATCTTCGAAACGTCTCGGGTACTTAAAACAACAATCATTCTTTTAATTGCGGTATTTCTCtattaa
- the LOC124428412 gene encoding repetitive proline-rich cell wall protein 2-like — MRIWHIIFFLGLLTLVVCEENEKNIIKNKDAEAENKANSAYTEKRQDKRGLSHLEGGYEGHDNGYGGGDHGGGEISSSGGYGGGYEGGYGGDDGGKVKQITIVKNVKVPYPVEKKVHYPVEKEVPYPVKVPVPQPYPIEKKIPVPVKVLVKVPVHIPQPYPVEKKVPYPVHVPVERPVPYKVYVPQPYPVEKKIPYPVNVPVPQPFPIEKTVPYTVKVPVHVPAPFPVEKPIPFPVEVPVERPYPVHVPKPYPVAVEKPVPVPVEKPVPYPFKVHVEKPVPYPVEKPVPVHVKVPVPAPYPVEKPVPVPVEKPVPYPVKVPVERPVPVHVSKPVPVPVEKPVPVPVKVPVPVPVHHESGGSFEGSSDYGSSYGEHSY; from the exons ATGAGAATTTGG cacattatattttttcttggcCTCCTGACTTTGGTGGTTTgcgaagagaatgagaaaaatatcatCAAAAATAAAGACGCCGAAGCTGAGAATAAGGCCAACAGTGCTTATACCGAGAAACGACAAGACAAACGCGGACTCAGTCATTTAGAGGGTGGTTATGAGGGCCATGACAACGGTTATGGTGGTGGTGATCATGGGGGTGGCGAAATCTCTTCGTCGGGTGGTTATGGAGGTGGATACGAAGGTGGATATGGAGGTGATGACGGTGGCAAGGTCAAACAAATAACTATTGTGAAAAACGTTAAAGTCCCTTATCCAGTAGAGAAGAAAGTACATTACCCGGTTGAGAAAGAAGTTCCATATCCAGTCAAAGTACCGGTACCACAACCATATCCGATCGAAAAGAAGATACCTGTACCTGTGAAGGTTCTTGTAAAGGTGCCCGTTCATATACCACAACCGTATCCAGTGGAAAAGAAGGTGCCTTATCCTGTGCATGTACCGGTCGAAAGGCCGGTACCTTACAAAGTTTATGTACCACAACCGTATCCGGTCGAAAAGAAGATACCGTATCCGGTGAATGTACCAGTGCCACAACCGTTCCCGATTGAAAAGACAGTACCATATACGGTAAAAGTACCAGTCCACGTACCAGCGCCCTTCCCAGTGGAAAAACCAATCCCGTTTCCGGTCGAAGTCCCAGTCGAGAGGCCCTACCCCGTACACGTACCGAAACCATATCCGGTGGCTGTGGAAAAACCTGTACCGGTACCAGTAGAAAAACCAGTGCCTTATCCTTTCAAGGTTCATGTGGAAAAGCCTGTGCCCTATCCAGTCGAAAAACCGGTACCTGTACATGTTAAAGTACCAGTACCGGCGCCCTACCCTGTAGAAAAACCTGTACCGGTTCCAGTCGAGAAGCCTGTGCCTTACCCCGTTAAAGTACCAGTCGAACGACCAGTCCCCGTTCATGTATCTAAACCGGTTCCTGTGCCAGTAGAAAAACCAGTACCGGTTCCCGTGAAAGTACCGGTTCCGGTACCTGTACATCATGAATCCGGTGGTTCTTTCGAAGGATCCAGTGACTATGGATCCAGTTACGGTGAACATTCCTACTGA
- the LOC124432654 gene encoding tetra-peptide repeat homeobox protein 1-like, translating into MSHLEQILIAFLCLGTVLTSSANRKEDLERAAELAVEKAAERAAERAVEKALESGNTTTESKTVRESYSSIRKDGSQEKTSNEYSGIRYSDLGDDEDIESDTEIDTDDWTHSRSSWIGRQEFWKRSFGSEWIGDHQHGKVKTITVEKKIPVPVTVEKKIPFTVYKHVPYEVKVPVLQPYTVEKKVPYPVKVFVNTPVEIPEPYHVEKQVPYEVKVERPVPYKVEVPVPQPYTVERKIPVEVKVPVPQPYTVDKTVPYEVKVPVKVPTPYEVEKKVAVPVKVTVNRLYPVPVPRPYPVEVQRPYPVEINKPYPIKIKVPVNAPYPVPVERPVPVPVKVPQPKPYTVEKPVPVEVSKPYLIPIKVPVDKPYKIYDEARVPVPVPKPFPYWVQVPLPVKLGRQRNGHHSVEAFASRNNSTDSKNTNDASYNLNMSLKS; encoded by the exons ATGAGTCATCTG GAACAAATTCTGATCGCCTTCTTATGTCTTGGAACCGTCTTAACATCCTCGGCCAATCGAAAAGAAGATCTCGAGAGGGCAGCAGAACTAGCAGTAGAGAAAGCTGCTGAAAGGGCAGCGGAAAGGGCAGTAGAGAAAGCTTTAGAAAGTGGGAACACAACTACAGAATCAAAAACAGTTCGGGAATCATATTCGAGCATTAGAAAAGATGGAAGTCAAGAGAAGACTAGTAACGAATATTCGGGTATTCGATACTCCGATTTAGGAGACGACGAAGATATAGAATCTGATACAGAAATTGACACTGATGACTGGACTCATTCCAGAAGTAGCTGGATCGGAAGACAGGAGTTTTGGAAAAGAAGTTTCGGAAGCGAGTGGATAGGCGATCATCAACATGGAAAAGTTAAAACGATCACGGTAGAGAAGAAGATACCGGTACCAGTGacggtagaaaagaaaataccatTTACAGTTTACAAACACGTGCCCTACGAAGTTAAGGTTCCTGTACTTCAACCTTACACCGTTGAGAAAAAGGTACCCTATCCCGTGAAAGTGTTCGTGAATACGCCCGTAGAGATACCGGAACCGTATCACGTCGAGAAACAGGTGCCTTACGAGGTGAAGGTCGAAAGACCTGTGCCGTACAAGGTCGAGGTGCCGGTACCACAGCCATATACCGTTGAGAGGAAAATACCGGTGGAGGTGAAGGTACCAGTGCCACAGCCGTATACTGTAGACAAGACCGTGCCGTACGAAGTAAAAGTACCTGTAAAAGTACCAACACCTTACGAAGTCGAAAAAAAGGTTGCCGTACCTGTCAAGGTCACTGTAAATCGACTATACCCCGTTCCAGTACCCAGACCTTATCCCGTCGAAGTTCAAAGACCTTATCccgttgaaataaataaacctTATCCCATTAAAATCAAAGTTCCAGTAAATGCACCCTATCCTGTACCAGTGGAGAGACCTGTACCAGTACCAGTCAAGGTACCACAACCTAAACCCTACACAGTTGAAAAGCCTGTACCCGTGGAAGTGTCTAAACCGTATCTAATACCGATTAAAGTCCCTGTAGATAAGCCTTACAAGATTTACGATGAAGCACGCGTACCTGTACCAGTTCCGAAACCTTTCCCTTATTGGGTCCAAGTCCCGCTGCCAGTTAAGCTAGGTAGGCAAAGAAATGGACATCATTCCGTAGAAGCTTTCGCGAGTAGGAACAATTCGACGGATAGTAAAAATACAAACGATGCTTCTTATAATTTGAATATGTCCTTGAAAAGTTGA
- the LOC124432655 gene encoding proline-rich protein 4-like, with protein sequence MEVIEIQSFINLVLRQSHAAIVLGFFVAAAVSSPAQSNYQKKIYFYEDVPVERYEQRVFYVRPQRFISKNRRNYLKEEKYRENESMAHNFDYKDPIALPSEQYDDHNEEDYSEENGYSLESHVPEENSHESHFLGHDLDENVHKTITIIKKIAVPYPVEKIIRYPVVKKIPYPVKIPVSQPYAVEKQIPYPVKIYVKVPVKIPKPVPVIKEVPYPVKIPVDRPVPVKVYIPEPYPVEKKVHYEVKIPVPDPFPIERKIPIPIKVPIHVPQPYPVEKIVRYPVKIEVEKPIPVPVPKPYPVPVNKPVPYPVEKPVPVPVKVEVHRPIPVPVDKPVLVKVKVPVPAPYPVEKEVPYPVEKPVAVPVKVPVERPIPVHVTKHLPYSVPKLVPYPVKVEVPIAVHDEVNEHHIVRSEYYNSHEEGYL encoded by the exons ATGGAGGTGATAGAAATCCAATCGTTTATCAATTTGGTTCTTCGACAGAGCCACGCAGCGATAGTCCTGGGGTTTTTCGTAGCCGCTGCTGTTAGTAGTCCAGCTCAATCCAATTACCAGAAAAAGATCTATTTCTACGAAGATGTACCCGTTGAAAGGTACGAGCAAAGAGTCTTTTACGTTCGACCACAAAGATTTATAAGCAAGAATAGACGAAATTATCTGAAGGAGgagaaatatagagagaaTGAATCTATGGCACATAATTTTGATTACAAGGATCCTATTGCTCTTCCAT CCGAACAATACGACGATCATAACGAAGAGGATTATAGCGAGGAGAATGGTTATTCGTTGGAGTCACACGTTCCCGAAGAAAACTCACACGAGAGCCACTTTCTGGGACATGACTTAGATGAAAACGTTCACAAGACGATCacaatcattaaaaaaatcgcCGTACCGTATCCTGTAGAGAAGATTATACGATATCCTGTGGTAAAAAAAATACCATATCCGGTAAAAATACCAGTATCGCAACCCTATGCAGTAGAGAAACAAATCCCTTATCCCGTAAAGATTTATGTAAAGGTTCCCGTGAAAATTCCGAAACCGGTACCTGTGATAAAGGAGGTACCGTATCCGGTGAAGATACCAGTTGATCGACCTGTTCCTGTTAAAGTTTATATACCAGAACCCTATCCTGTAGAAAAGAAGGTTCATTATGAAGTTAAAATTCCAGTTCCGGATCCCTTTCCAATTGAACGAAAAATACCGATTCCTATAAAGGTTCCGATACATGTTCCACAACCTTATCCAGTCGAAAAAATCGTGCGTTATCCTGTGAAAATTGAAGTTGAAAAGCCAATACCGGTACCAGTACCAAAACCGTATCCGGTTCCTGTTAATAAACCAGTTCCTTATCCGGTCGAGAAACCAGTACCCGTTCCGGTGAAGGTCGAGGTGCATAGACCGATTCCAGTACCGGTTGATAAACCAGTACTGGTAAAGGTCAAGGTGCCAGTGCCTGCGCCTTATCCGGTCGAGAAGGAGGTGCCTTATCCGGTGGAAAAGCCAGTAGCTGTGCCAGTGAAGGTACCGGTCGAGCGACCGATCCCTGTTCATGTGACTAAGCACTTGCCTTATTCCGTTCCTAAGCTTGTTCCCTATCCTGTTAAAGTTGAAGTACCTATAGCAGTACACGACGAGGTCAACGAACATCATATAGTCAGAtctgaatattataattctcacGAAGAAGGATatctataa
- the LOC124425773 gene encoding proline-rich protein 4-like translates to MRILIYLAVVALIFSVVWAEEAGKAAEDKSVASKKQEKRGLLGLGYGYGYDAGYDVGSAGHGGVELGHGYGGGYSGGYDGGYGGGYGGGYGHEHVKTVTVVKNVAVPYPVEKHIPYPVEKPVPVPVKVPVPQPYPVEKHVPYPVKVLVKVPVHVPQPYPVEKKVPYPVHVPVDRPYPVKVLVPQPYPVEKQVHVPVKVPVPQPYPVEKPVPYPVKVPVHVPAPYPVEKLVPYPVKVPVDRPVHVPVPKPYPVHIEKPVPYPVEKPVPYPVKVPVDRPYPVTVEKPVAVPVKVPVPQPYPVEKPVPYPVEKPVPYAVKVPVDRPYPVHVEKPVPYPVERPVPVPVKVPVAVPVHHGGYENSYGGYEGGSDGYHYGHH, encoded by the exons ATGAGAATCCTG ATCTATTTAGCGGTAGTCGCTCTTATATTCTCGGTCGTTTGGGCCGAGGAAGCCGGAAAAGCGGCGGAAGACAAGAGCGTGGCATCAAAGAAGCAGGAGAAGCGTGGCCTTCTTGGTCTTGGATACGGCTATGGCTATGATGCTGGATATGATGTCGGATCGGCTGGACATGGTGGTGTGGAATTGGGCCACGGATATGGTGGAGGATATAGCGGAGGGTACGACGGCGGATATGGCGGAGGATATGGTGGCGGATACGGACACGAGCACGTTAAGACCGTGACCGTAGTTAAGAACGTAGCCGTGCCATATCCCGTGGAGAAGCACATCCCTTATCCGGTGGAGAAGCCAGTACCAGTCCCTGTAAAAGTTCCAGTACCACAACCCTATCCGGTAGAGAAGCACGTGCCTTATCCAGTGAAAGTTCTTGTCAAGGTCCCAGTCCACGTGCCGCAGCCTTACCCTGTCGAGAAGAAAGTTCCCTACCCAGTACACGTTCCCGTAGATAGGCCCTACCCTGTCAAGGTCTTGGTCCCGCAACCCTACCCGGTTGAAAAGCAGGTACATGTTCCTGTAAAGGTCCCAGTACCACAGCCCTACCCCGTTGAGAAACCCGTTCCCTATCCAGTCAAGGTTCCCGTTCATGTACCAGCACCCTATCCGGTTGAAAAACTCGTACCCTACCCAGTGAAGGTACCAGTTGATCGTCCGGTCCATGTCCCAGTTCCCAAACCCTATCCAGTTCACATTGAGAAGCCTGTACCTTACCCAGTTGAAAAACCAGTGCCCTATCCCGTAAAAGTACCTGTCGACAGGCCCTACCCAGTAACCGTTGAGAAGCCCGTAGCCGTTCCAGTGAAAGTACCTGTACCTCAGCCCTATCCAGTAGAGAAGCCAGTACCATATCCGGTGGAGAAGCCTGTACCATATGCGGTCAAGGTGCCAGTCGACAGACCGTACCCGGTACATGTCGAAAAACCGGTACCATACCCAGTTGAGAGACCAGTACCGGTTCCAGTAAAGGTACCGGTAGCTGTACCAGTCCATCACGGTGGTTACGAGAATAGTTATGGTGGTTACGAGGGTGGAAGCGATGGATATCACTATGGTCATCATTAA